A stretch of the Thiomicrorhabdus xiamenensis genome encodes the following:
- a CDS encoding HAD family hydrolase, with amino-acid sequence MAELKALLFDVDGTLADTERDGHRPAFNMAFEAAGLDWNWDEALYGELLAVTGGKERIKYYLEKFNTDFEKPENFDEFVKGLHASKTEFYNQLMAEGRIPLRPGVERLINEARDKNMRMAVVTTTTPSNVTALLTNTLGADSESWFEVIAAGDIVPAKKPAPDIYDWAMEQMDLKPEECIAFEDSENGIKSSVAAKVKTIITINGYTQNDDFSTADLVLDNMGEPGQSFKVLMGDSHGHDYLDLELVKKIHQA; translated from the coding sequence ATGGCTGAGTTAAAGGCTTTGTTATTCGATGTCGATGGTACCCTGGCGGATACCGAGCGTGATGGACACCGTCCCGCTTTTAACATGGCTTTTGAAGCCGCGGGCTTGGACTGGAACTGGGATGAAGCTCTCTACGGCGAGCTGTTGGCGGTTACCGGTGGTAAAGAGCGTATCAAGTACTACTTGGAAAAATTCAATACGGATTTTGAAAAACCGGAAAATTTTGATGAATTCGTCAAAGGGCTGCACGCGTCCAAAACCGAATTTTACAATCAGCTGATGGCTGAAGGGCGCATTCCGCTTCGTCCGGGTGTCGAGCGTCTGATTAACGAAGCGCGCGATAAAAACATGCGTATGGCGGTTGTTACCACTACCACGCCTTCAAATGTTACCGCGCTTTTGACCAATACTTTGGGCGCTGACTCTGAAAGCTGGTTCGAAGTCATTGCGGCCGGCGATATCGTTCCGGCGAAAAAACCGGCTCCGGATATTTACGACTGGGCTATGGAACAGATGGACCTTAAACCGGAAGAGTGTATCGCGTTTGAAGATTCTGAAAACGGGATCAAGTCATCTGTTGCTGCTAAGGTAAAAACCATTATTACCATTAACGGCTACACGCAAAACGATGATTTCAGCACAGCGGATCTGGTCTTGGATAATATGGGTGAGCCGGGTCAGAGCTTTAAAGTTTTGATGGGCGATAGCCACGGTCACGATTATCTTGATCTGGAACTGGTTAAGAAAATCCATCAAGCCTGA
- a CDS encoding YqiA/YcfP family alpha/beta fold hydrolase — protein MTDKKVSENDLKTLYLHGFLSSGNSYKAQWFKKRNIQNSAHPLGEMFCPTYSQQSLADGLKSIDTTLARWQKQNSRICLIGSSLGGYLVQYYAHKYAIPYIMINPALNPLSLFDDYLGQHTNPYTGEIIEVNEAFFSVLADLQVSQLNPEIPSLLLADKADEVVDIPFALQRYKALPNAKSILFPGGDHTFQHLPEAWEEIKLFIAEQETKTSR, from the coding sequence ATGACGGACAAAAAAGTGTCTGAGAACGATTTGAAAACACTGTATCTGCACGGCTTTTTGAGCTCTGGAAACAGCTATAAAGCTCAGTGGTTTAAAAAACGAAATATACAGAATTCAGCTCATCCCTTAGGGGAAATGTTCTGCCCGACTTATTCTCAGCAATCGCTTGCGGATGGCCTGAAATCTATAGACACAACGCTCGCACGATGGCAAAAGCAAAATTCGCGCATATGCTTGATCGGTTCCTCGCTTGGCGGTTATCTGGTGCAGTATTACGCCCATAAATATGCCATTCCATACATTATGATCAATCCGGCACTTAATCCGCTCAGTTTGTTTGACGATTATTTAGGCCAACATACTAATCCCTACACGGGAGAGATAATCGAGGTCAATGAAGCATTCTTCAGTGTTTTGGCTGACTTGCAGGTTTCGCAATTAAACCCGGAAATACCAAGTCTGTTATTGGCCGATAAGGCGGATGAAGTCGTGGATATCCCTTTTGCATTGCAACGCTACAAAGCGCTACCGAATGCGAAGAGTATTTTATTCCCGGGAGGGGATCATACATTCCAGCATCTGCCGGAGGCGTGGGAGGAGATCAAACTGTTTATTGCCGAGCAAGAAACAAAGACTTCTCGCTGA
- a CDS encoding AAA family ATPase, producing MPNRKSTLRPESTHSLEALVSDLSDPTLYPHSVEVITTIETHISVVFLTGDYAYKLKKPVDFGFLDFSTLEARYKYCLLEVELNRRTAPELYLGVVPIYWDAERQKISMQANDTAPVEYLVKMRQFDPNAVLGSQGDCIQISHQQLDSLALQIAKLHLNAESVDMKSELGTPDVILKPMTDNFIALEACFDPESHPYLQDLYQWTLTHHAQQTPLLLQRREQGRIRACHGDLHLDNIALINRQPVLFDGIEFSDSFRWIDGISDLAFLLMDLASRRQAHLAWQILSIYLQRTQDYQGLQLLRFYMVYRAMVRSKITNLRAEQFRSGSSERAKLCVLADDYVTLAHDLSQIPSKPKLILLQGVSGSGKSHLAEQMLRLIDAVVINSDRTRKTLFGIEPLERVSDEQKQRLYSQTMNRNTYRKLEENAQTSLQAGWHTIVDATFLKKEHRQRFYNLAKALQVPVYLIYIDTDLQLDSVFLAEQIRLRTEDDKNPSDADAAVMLQQSRYLQKPQDDEPCIWLNAQKLRQEFPQQQIKQFLNLPLTS from the coding sequence ATGCCAAACCGAAAATCGACCTTGCGCCCCGAATCTACACACTCTCTTGAAGCCTTGGTGAGCGACTTAAGCGACCCGACACTGTACCCGCATTCGGTCGAAGTTATTACGACAATCGAGACGCATATTTCCGTCGTTTTTTTAACCGGTGATTACGCTTATAAGTTAAAGAAACCGGTCGATTTTGGTTTTCTGGACTTCTCCACTCTTGAAGCCCGTTATAAATACTGCCTTTTGGAAGTTGAACTCAACCGGCGAACCGCTCCGGAGCTCTATCTGGGCGTGGTTCCAATTTACTGGGATGCCGAGCGGCAAAAGATCAGCATGCAAGCAAACGATACGGCACCGGTTGAATATCTGGTTAAAATGCGGCAGTTCGACCCGAATGCCGTTCTCGGAAGTCAGGGAGACTGTATCCAGATCTCACATCAGCAGCTCGACAGCCTGGCTTTGCAGATCGCCAAACTGCACTTGAATGCCGAGTCGGTAGACATGAAAAGCGAACTCGGTACGCCTGATGTAATCCTCAAGCCGATGACCGATAATTTCATTGCCCTGGAAGCCTGTTTCGATCCCGAATCGCATCCTTATTTGCAGGACCTCTACCAGTGGACGCTTACGCATCATGCTCAACAAACGCCCCTGCTGTTGCAACGCCGAGAGCAAGGTCGAATTCGCGCCTGCCACGGCGATCTGCATCTTGATAATATTGCCCTGATTAATCGCCAGCCGGTGCTCTTCGACGGCATCGAGTTTAGCGACAGTTTCCGCTGGATAGACGGTATCAGCGACCTGGCCTTTCTGTTAATGGATTTGGCATCGCGCCGCCAGGCTCACTTGGCCTGGCAGATTCTGTCAATTTACCTGCAGCGCACACAGGATTATCAGGGATTGCAATTACTGCGCTTTTATATGGTGTATCGTGCCATGGTTCGCTCGAAAATCACCAACCTTCGTGCCGAACAGTTTCGTTCCGGCTCTTCGGAAAGAGCCAAACTGTGTGTTCTGGCGGATGATTACGTCACCTTGGCGCACGACCTTTCACAAATTCCCAGCAAACCAAAACTGATTCTGTTGCAAGGTGTCTCCGGTAGCGGTAAAAGCCACTTGGCTGAGCAGATGTTGCGCCTAATCGATGCGGTTGTCATCAATTCCGATCGCACCCGAAAAACGCTGTTCGGTATCGAACCGCTCGAACGGGTGTCTGACGAACAAAAACAACGCCTCTACTCGCAGACAATGAACCGGAATACCTATCGAAAGCTTGAAGAAAATGCCCAAACGTCACTGCAAGCCGGTTGGCACACCATTGTCGACGCCACTTTTCTCAAAAAAGAACACCGACAGCGTTTTTACAACCTGGCTAAAGCACTGCAAGTACCAGTTTATCTGATCTATATTGATACCGATTTACAGCTGGATTCGGTTTTTCTCGCCGAGCAGATCAGGCTGCGTACCGAAGACGATAAGAATCCTTCCGATGCAGATGCGGCGGTGATGTTACAGCAATCCCGTTATCTGCAGAAACCACAAGATGACGAACCCTGCATCTGGTTGAATGCACAAAAGCTGCGGCAGGAATTTCCTCAGCAACAGATAAAGCAATTCCTGAACCTGCCGTTAACCTCTTAA
- a CDS encoding YchJ family protein, translated as MNQELCPCGSGKTYPECCGAFHSAQAKPETAEALMRSRYSAFVKRDERYLLTTWDESTRPEKVDFEQGLQWTLLKINGRKKGRKRDQEGWVTFVAHYRLQTDNPLLNPQPPQEGDLHETSYFRRDPSGHWVYVDGEIK; from the coding sequence ATGAATCAGGAACTGTGTCCATGTGGCTCGGGCAAAACCTATCCGGAATGCTGCGGCGCCTTTCATAGCGCGCAAGCCAAACCCGAAACTGCGGAAGCCTTGATGCGTTCGCGCTACAGCGCCTTTGTTAAACGAGATGAGCGCTATCTGCTTACGACTTGGGATGAATCGACGCGCCCGGAAAAAGTCGATTTTGAACAAGGTTTGCAATGGACGCTATTGAAAATCAATGGCCGCAAAAAAGGCCGTAAGAGAGATCAGGAGGGGTGGGTGACCTTTGTTGCGCATTATCGCCTGCAAACGGATAATCCACTTTTAAACCCTCAACCACCGCAGGAAGGTGACTTGCATGAAACCAGCTATTTTCGACGTGACCCTTCAGGCCACTGGGTTTATGTCGATGGAGAAATTAAATAA
- the dksA gene encoding RNA polymerase-binding protein DksA — METRVDFIENYPPYEPKKGEEYMSPEMLEHFKNKLLAWKDQLLEEANSTVSHLKADSSTPADPNDRASMEEEFALELRTRDRERKLIAKIDKSLKDIENGEYGYCKMSGEEIGLARMEARPTATLTVEMKRKQEIREKQGVA, encoded by the coding sequence ATGGAAACTCGAGTGGATTTCATTGAAAACTACCCACCTTATGAGCCAAAAAAAGGTGAGGAATATATGAGCCCTGAAATGCTTGAGCACTTCAAGAACAAACTATTGGCTTGGAAAGACCAACTATTAGAAGAAGCCAACAGCACAGTGAGTCACTTAAAAGCAGACTCGTCAACGCCAGCTGATCCTAACGATCGCGCGTCAATGGAAGAAGAATTCGCTTTGGAACTTCGTACCCGTGACCGTGAGCGTAAACTGATTGCCAAGATCGATAAATCCCTTAAAGACATCGAAAACGGTGAATACGGATACTGCAAAATGAGTGGCGAAGAGATCGGCCTAGCCCGCATGGAAGCTCGCCCTACCGCAACTCTGACGGTAGAAATGAAACGTAAGCAAGAGATCCGGGAAAAACAGGGCGTTGCCTAA
- a CDS encoding single-stranded-DNA-specific exonuclease RecJ codes for MIKKPKIIERQTNPEVFSSAKGLGLTDLQAKLVANRLDDAAQLQAIVHPQLKNLQPPNQLKNAESAARLIVKAILAEGQIVLATDYDTDGVTSAWVAKTALIDFFGVAEERVEHIIGERSAGYGITDEVVERILAIDKPIELVISADQGSSDEPRIRRLAEHNIPVCVTDHHHMPIEGAPASAACTVNPQQEGCQYDKTIAGCFVIFLVMAQVRQELIKTGYLNQDAPSLKALASNVALGTVADSVSLKSPNNRAIVRTGLMQINQFNTPAWQAMRLLNDNQKQSYDAEFLGFQVATRINAASRVSDVTTAYHFLTAPTVERASFYLQQLDEDNQNRRSQQEEMLQQARELAAKIYHPQRYSLAIKMQGNAGIQGIIASRIGEKYGVPTVAMTDLQDGFLAGSGRGVVPEMDLRAAFQWMSEQENALFKSMGGHKGAAGCMIPIERYEQFCDLFEQAVQRQLPQAPYPIIESDGPLSSWQLQPQLISEISQLEPFGREWPKPVFSGQFIVDEVKAVGQSRTHLSMKVLSEDRQRFSAIYFNALNHAGEPLPFDSGDWIECAYQPALNTFMGRTNVQLRISAASVL; via the coding sequence ATGATTAAAAAGCCGAAAATTATCGAACGCCAGACCAATCCCGAAGTCTTTTCCAGCGCCAAAGGCCTGGGGTTGACCGACCTGCAGGCCAAACTTGTCGCCAACCGTTTGGACGATGCCGCACAGTTACAAGCTATCGTTCATCCGCAGTTAAAAAACCTGCAACCACCTAACCAGCTCAAGAATGCCGAAAGCGCCGCCCGACTAATCGTCAAAGCAATACTGGCTGAAGGTCAAATTGTACTGGCGACGGACTACGATACGGATGGCGTCACTTCGGCCTGGGTCGCTAAAACGGCCCTGATCGATTTTTTCGGCGTTGCCGAAGAAAGAGTCGAACATATTATTGGCGAGCGCTCCGCCGGCTATGGTATCACTGATGAGGTTGTCGAACGGATTTTAGCCATCGATAAGCCGATTGAACTGGTGATTTCCGCCGACCAGGGATCAAGTGACGAACCCAGAATCCGTCGCCTGGCGGAACATAATATTCCGGTCTGCGTGACCGACCACCACCATATGCCGATAGAAGGCGCACCGGCCAGTGCGGCTTGTACGGTCAATCCGCAGCAGGAAGGCTGTCAGTATGACAAAACCATCGCCGGTTGCTTTGTTATTTTTCTGGTTATGGCTCAGGTGCGTCAAGAATTAATCAAAACCGGTTATCTGAATCAGGATGCCCCCTCCCTCAAAGCGCTGGCGTCGAATGTCGCTCTCGGTACGGTTGCCGACAGTGTCAGTTTGAAAAGTCCGAATAATCGGGCTATTGTGCGGACCGGCTTAATGCAGATCAATCAGTTTAATACTCCGGCCTGGCAGGCCATGCGCTTGCTGAACGACAATCAGAAACAGTCGTATGATGCAGAATTTCTTGGTTTTCAGGTTGCAACCCGTATCAATGCAGCCAGTCGTGTCAGCGATGTCACCACTGCCTATCATTTTTTGACAGCCCCCACGGTTGAGCGCGCTTCATTTTATTTACAGCAGCTTGATGAAGATAATCAGAACCGCCGTTCCCAACAGGAAGAGATGTTGCAGCAGGCTCGCGAACTGGCAGCGAAGATCTATCATCCCCAGCGCTACAGTCTGGCTATAAAAATGCAAGGTAATGCCGGTATTCAGGGGATTATCGCTTCGCGCATCGGTGAAAAATACGGCGTGCCGACCGTTGCTATGACGGATCTGCAGGACGGTTTCCTGGCAGGAAGCGGTCGCGGCGTCGTGCCGGAAATGGATTTGCGCGCCGCTTTTCAATGGATGTCAGAACAGGAAAATGCACTGTTTAAATCAATGGGCGGACATAAGGGGGCTGCCGGTTGCATGATACCGATCGAACGCTATGAACAGTTCTGTGATCTTTTTGAGCAGGCTGTGCAGCGCCAATTACCGCAAGCCCCCTATCCGATCATTGAATCCGATGGACCTTTGAGCAGCTGGCAGTTGCAACCACAACTTATTTCAGAAATATCCCAGCTCGAACCCTTTGGCCGTGAATGGCCGAAACCGGTGTTTTCCGGGCAATTTATCGTCGATGAAGTAAAGGCGGTCGGGCAAAGCCGAACCCATTTATCGATGAAAGTACTCAGTGAAGATCGACAACGCTTCAGCGCCATTTATTTCAATGCCTTGAACCATGCCGGTGAGCCTTTGCCTTTTGATAGTGGCGATTGGATCGAATGTGCCTACCAGCCGGCGCTGAATACATTTATGGGACGGACCAATGTTCAGCTGCGAATTTCAGCGGCAAGCGTCCTATAG
- a CDS encoding RNA polymerase factor sigma-54: protein MALMPGLQLNIGQQLKLTPQLQQSIKILQYSAMEVQQTIDTMLETNFMLEVDEEEIGSDENDARKEDEKDSGGDEELTKEEQPLDIEHDNQIDDNIELDMQWDEVFSDHTSSSAGSDSAESTAAENYTSAETTLHDHLQWQLDVAPFDERQTVLASYIIDDINDEGFLGSGSDLDSLLATINDNETDDEHPLYSLEELEATLKQVQQFEPNGVAARNLQESLLLQLAGFPQTPYVVTAQKLIEENFDWLTFHDHKRIKKVYGLNDEELNTLLRLIQSLNPRPGRDFSPTQSEVVIPDLRLKRLKNGWVVELNQDAFPRLSVNSTYLKLASELDDSDQNKRIKDQVNEAKGLIKSIQNRGETLLRVGTFIVDRQQSFFEEGEQAMKPLVLREVAEHLDLHESTISRATNQKYIQTPRGTFELKYFFSTGVSQYGSADQSATAIKAHIKQLIDEEDPKKPLSDSKLMKILEEEKDISVARRTIAKYREAMNIPSSSERKRLNKYKF, encoded by the coding sequence ATGGCGCTAATGCCCGGCTTGCAGCTCAACATCGGTCAGCAGTTAAAGCTGACGCCACAGTTACAGCAATCCATTAAAATCCTGCAATATTCAGCGATGGAAGTTCAGCAGACGATCGATACGATGCTGGAAACCAACTTCATGCTTGAGGTAGATGAAGAAGAAATCGGCTCCGATGAAAATGATGCCCGTAAGGAAGACGAAAAGGACAGTGGCGGCGACGAAGAGCTGACAAAAGAAGAACAGCCTCTGGATATCGAACATGACAACCAGATCGATGACAATATCGAACTGGATATGCAATGGGATGAAGTCTTTTCCGACCACACCTCTTCCTCTGCCGGTAGCGACAGCGCTGAAAGCACTGCGGCGGAAAACTATACCAGTGCCGAAACCACGCTACACGACCACCTGCAATGGCAGTTGGACGTTGCTCCATTTGACGAACGTCAGACGGTACTTGCCAGCTATATAATCGATGACATAAACGATGAAGGTTTTCTCGGCAGCGGAAGCGATCTGGATTCGTTGTTGGCAACCATTAATGACAATGAAACCGACGATGAGCACCCTCTGTATTCCCTAGAAGAGCTGGAAGCCACGCTTAAACAGGTGCAACAGTTCGAACCTAACGGCGTGGCCGCTCGCAATTTACAGGAATCACTGTTGTTGCAGCTGGCGGGCTTCCCGCAAACACCTTATGTCGTCACGGCGCAAAAACTGATTGAAGAAAACTTCGACTGGCTCACTTTCCATGACCATAAACGCATTAAAAAGGTATACGGCCTGAATGACGAAGAACTCAATACCCTTTTGCGTCTTATTCAGAGCTTGAACCCCCGCCCGGGTCGCGACTTTTCGCCAACGCAATCGGAGGTTGTCATTCCCGATCTGCGCCTGAAACGTTTGAAAAACGGCTGGGTAGTCGAACTGAATCAGGATGCCTTCCCGCGCTTAAGCGTAAATTCAACTTATCTGAAACTGGCCAGCGAACTGGACGACTCGGATCAGAACAAGCGTATTAAAGATCAGGTTAATGAAGCCAAAGGTTTGATTAAAAGCATTCAGAACCGCGGTGAAACCCTGTTACGTGTCGGAACCTTTATTGTCGACCGCCAGCAAAGCTTTTTCGAGGAAGGCGAGCAGGCGATGAAACCCTTGGTTCTCAGAGAGGTCGCCGAGCACCTGGATCTACACGAGTCCACCATTTCTCGCGCTACCAACCAGAAATATATTCAAACGCCTCGCGGTACCTTTGAACTTAAATATTTCTTCTCGACCGGCGTCAGCCAGTACGGCAGTGCTGATCAGTCGGCAACGGCCATCAAAGCGCATATCAAGCAGCTGATTGACGAAGAAGATCCGAAAAAGCCGCTTAGTGACAGCAAGTTGATGAAGATTCTTGAAGAGGAAAAAGATATTTCGGTGGCGCGACGTACAATTGCAAAATATCGTGAAGCCATGAATATTCCATCATCAAGTGAACGTAAACGTTTAAATAAATACAAATTTTAA
- a CDS encoding response regulator transcription factor, producing MQNTEYRIAIIEDDPIQLETLVSALEQQGFVVEAFSDRPSAEAAFAKQLPDLVISDIILGSEMDGGFDLAKHLLSYNQPIPIIFLSERQSEFDIYTGHALGAIDYLPKPISLNVLIVKVKNLLRITSSSKTDEQDADKSKIQELELSSSQFKAYWHGKPLDLTATEFEMLRQFATAGEGNVVTYDALQQSTQGVVERNTINTHICRIRNAFKKITPEFNLIQNEYGRGYSWQQENND from the coding sequence ATGCAGAACACCGAATATCGTATTGCGATTATTGAAGATGATCCGATTCAACTGGAAACACTGGTTTCCGCGCTGGAACAACAAGGATTTGTTGTTGAGGCATTTTCCGATCGCCCTAGCGCCGAAGCGGCGTTTGCCAAACAACTGCCGGATCTTGTCATTTCCGATATTATCCTCGGCTCGGAAATGGACGGTGGTTTTGATTTGGCCAAACATTTGCTGAGTTACAACCAACCGATTCCAATCATTTTCCTCTCGGAACGTCAGTCTGAATTCGACATCTATACCGGCCACGCTTTGGGTGCAATTGATTATCTGCCAAAACCGATCAGTCTCAATGTCCTGATCGTCAAGGTTAAAAACCTGCTACGCATTACCAGCTCCAGTAAAACCGATGAGCAGGATGCGGACAAGTCTAAAATCCAGGAACTGGAGTTATCCTCAAGCCAATTTAAGGCTTACTGGCATGGTAAACCGCTGGATTTGACAGCCACCGAATTCGAAATGCTACGCCAGTTTGCTACCGCCGGCGAAGGTAATGTGGTCACTTATGACGCGCTGCAACAATCGACCCAAGGGGTAGTTGAACGTAACACGATCAATACGCATATCTGTCGTATCCGCAACGCCTTTAAGAAAATCACTCCGGAATTCAATCTGATTCAGAATGAATACGGTCGTGGCTATTCCTGGCAACAGGAAAACAACGACTAG
- a CDS encoding SPOR domain-containing protein, translating to MANTISELEAERAKILEEIENKAKSMSSSESSEHSLQDWLKAASEVVPESALQAERNVSDTVRERDEAGSNPYAFSEPEPSAQIASKRLNTDPYMRASDELNSSVKDPAPDDDLESVRLSLRSSGTSSPTHTPSAASGFNESERLQTAGSPGEKSSNRSMVAGVAISLTLLLTTLGVVVVGYNSVHKELLAVTDSNEKNLAKIEDLQSQLKQLPLSAEASLTTASDNQEKIRSLQNQLVTLESQITQLKTQLKQYKNDKDEQSEELSASENGITEKLTEVVQKLQKLESSQLNTDGKKPFIKPFQTPVKVAVGDEAIAQPIAPTEPSISEPVADQQLISLVEKQAADVATVETPVEPKKNYTADVKWLMEQPAQHYILQLASMYDEKSLQGMIKDREIKDAKIIPQVRNGKLGYVLVTGSFAERNDADALSRSIKKETGISPWRRKVGDLIKRID from the coding sequence ATGGCTAATACCATTTCAGAATTGGAAGCTGAACGCGCCAAGATCCTAGAAGAGATTGAAAACAAGGCGAAATCCATGTCCTCCTCCGAGAGTTCGGAACACTCTCTGCAAGATTGGCTGAAAGCCGCCAGTGAGGTCGTTCCGGAAAGTGCTCTACAGGCAGAACGTAATGTCTCGGACACGGTGCGCGAACGAGACGAAGCAGGGAGCAATCCGTATGCTTTTTCCGAGCCTGAGCCGAGCGCTCAAATCGCCTCTAAGCGTTTAAATACCGATCCTTATATGCGTGCCAGTGACGAATTAAACAGCAGTGTTAAGGATCCCGCACCGGATGATGATCTGGAAAGTGTACGCCTTTCTCTTCGCAGTAGCGGCACGTCCTCGCCAACGCATACACCATCGGCTGCGTCCGGTTTTAACGAATCCGAGCGCCTGCAAACCGCAGGAAGTCCTGGAGAAAAGTCTTCCAACCGTTCTATGGTTGCCGGTGTAGCGATCAGTTTAACCCTTTTGCTTACAACGCTTGGCGTAGTCGTCGTGGGTTACAACAGTGTCCATAAAGAGCTTTTGGCGGTAACGGACAGCAACGAGAAAAACCTGGCTAAGATCGAAGACCTTCAGTCACAGTTAAAGCAGTTACCGTTGAGTGCAGAAGCCAGCCTGACTACGGCCAGTGATAATCAGGAAAAAATCCGTTCGCTGCAGAATCAGCTGGTGACTCTTGAATCTCAAATTACTCAACTTAAAACGCAGTTGAAGCAATACAAGAATGACAAGGATGAACAATCGGAAGAACTGTCTGCTTCAGAAAACGGCATCACTGAAAAACTTACGGAAGTAGTGCAAAAGCTGCAGAAGCTGGAAAGCAGTCAGCTTAATACGGATGGTAAAAAGCCTTTTATCAAGCCTTTCCAGACACCGGTTAAAGTCGCGGTCGGCGACGAGGCGATTGCGCAACCGATTGCGCCGACCGAGCCGAGTATTTCCGAACCGGTCGCGGATCAGCAATTGATCTCACTGGTTGAAAAGCAAGCAGCAGATGTGGCAACAGTTGAAACACCTGTCGAGCCTAAGAAAAACTACACCGCCGATGTGAAATGGTTGATGGAACAACCTGCGCAGCATTACATTCTGCAATTGGCCAGCATGTACGACGAGAAATCGCTACAAGGTATGATCAAAGACAGAGAAATTAAAGATGCCAAAATCATTCCACAGGTACGAAACGGTAAACTCGGTTATGTGCTGGTAACCGGCTCTTTTGCCGAACGCAACGACGCGGATGCGCTGTCTCGTAGCATTAAGAAAGAGACGGGGATTTCTCCATGGCGCAGAAAAGTCGGCGACCTGATCAAACGAATCGATTAA
- a CDS encoding ATP-binding protein, with protein MFRFIQKNYRLSIRDRLFILLLLLTILPFLAYRFAIDLHRIMLNNQAIVQQQTVENLALILENRTDLWALQIQSGKPTRLSHLNLNNSVLWVVNEYGQTTYVVGKLPDKEENPDTGFFTTTGKLLIKTLATFIPYSLPYPYPQSPQPEITLIRHSLNGQTLQQYRMDSDGNPVSLMSATPLMVQNRIIGSLVLEQRMETLFSDSLNYFYRLIGIGAAIFFIVIVGAIIHTASLSNRIIRLDDDVKKTFDLKGRLTQLDFPDRQSRIYQDELSDLRHHIYEMLKQLGSYERYLKQLPKTLRHELHNPLNRLSMALTLLEKETEHHQLDYAKHALTQLKQIIASLSEATSIEDSLHSQQPEAFPIGLMLRHYIDNILVLHPDYQISSDLKLDDHVQLLGDGFMIEQMMDKLLSNANDFSDGKMPIRIRAAKIGSQIEIRVENSGPPLPKGHEKQIFDGMTSMRALNQGQAHLGLGLHIVKLIVDFHQGSVSADNSQFIYKGQNLSGVSFKILLPIHKLA; from the coding sequence ATGTTTCGTTTTATTCAGAAAAACTACCGTCTTTCAATACGAGACCGGCTTTTCATCCTGTTACTGCTACTGACGATACTGCCTTTTCTAGCCTACCGTTTCGCGATTGATCTGCATCGTATCATGCTGAACAATCAGGCAATTGTGCAACAGCAAACCGTAGAAAATCTGGCCCTTATTCTGGAAAACCGAACCGACCTCTGGGCGCTGCAGATTCAGTCTGGAAAACCAACCCGTCTCTCCCACCTTAACTTAAATAATTCCGTTTTGTGGGTCGTCAACGAATATGGCCAGACCACCTATGTCGTCGGGAAATTGCCGGATAAGGAAGAGAATCCGGACACCGGTTTTTTTACCACGACCGGTAAACTGCTTATTAAAACTCTGGCGACCTTTATTCCCTATTCTTTGCCCTACCCTTACCCACAGAGTCCGCAACCGGAAATTACTCTGATCCGCCATTCACTGAACGGCCAGACATTACAACAGTATCGCATGGACAGTGACGGCAACCCGGTTTCCCTGATGTCTGCCACGCCGCTTATGGTACAAAACCGCATTATCGGCTCTCTTGTTCTGGAACAAAGGATGGAAACGTTATTCAGCGACAGCTTGAATTATTTCTATCGTCTGATTGGTATAGGAGCAGCGATATTCTTTATCGTAATTGTCGGTGCGATCATTCATACGGCTTCTTTATCAAACAGAATCATACGTTTAGATGATGATGTTAAGAAAACTTTCGATCTTAAAGGACGCTTAACACAACTCGATTTTCCCGATCGTCAGAGCCGTATTTACCAGGATGAACTCTCCGATCTGCGCCATCACATCTATGAGATGCTCAAACAGCTCGGTTCCTATGAGCGATACCTTAAGCAATTACCGAAAACCCTGCGCCATGAATTGCATAACCCGTTAAACCGGCTTTCCATGGCTTTGACGCTGCTGGAAAAAGAAACCGAGCATCATCAACTCGATTACGCCAAACACGCTTTGACGCAATTGAAACAGATTATCGCCTCCCTTTCCGAAGCCACCAGTATTGAAGACAGTCTGCACAGTCAACAGCCGGAAGCATTTCCAATTGGCCTGATGTTACGACACTATATCGATAATATTCTGGTTCTGCACCCGGACTATCAAATCAGTTCCGATTTAAAACTGGATGATCATGTGCAACTACTTGGGGATGGCTTTATGATCGAACAGATGATGGACAAACTGCTGAGCAATGCCAATGATTTTTCAGACGGTAAGATGCCGATCCGGATTCGCGCCGCTAAAATCGGCAGTCAGATCGAAATTCGTGTCGAAAACAGCGGTCCGCCTCTTCCTAAAGGACATGAAAAGCAGATTTTCGACGGTATGACCTCAATGCGTGCCCTAAACCAGGGACAAGCCCACCTGGGTCTTGGCTTGCATATTGTTAAACTGATCGTGGATTTCCATCAAGGCTCGGTCAGCGCTGATAACAGTCAGTTTATCTATAAAGGGCAAAACCTAAGCGGCGTCAGCTTTAAAATTCTGCTACCGATACACAAACTGGCTTAA